The Pelmatolapia mariae isolate MD_Pm_ZW linkage group LG10_11, Pm_UMD_F_2, whole genome shotgun sequence genome includes a region encoding these proteins:
- the LOC134635536 gene encoding C-type lectin lectoxin-Phi1-like, translating into MDKKSSCNKSFPSLATCWGILLVIMVLRFYFSTVLEKQITNLTAEAQMLKKKNEELETEKKNLTEIIQQMTTSGSDFNVSRAQWSIDAYCPKDNNNRKCNPCQAGWEYVEPSCYATYDANRDQWKTWEEARENCRGKISDLAVVINEEEKKTVSDKSWKYENKGYWIGLRVEDGKWKWLDGRNLTNSSWIDQPPSDGHCAISVQNQGFKSVSCNEKNRWICKKKALSV; encoded by the exons ATGG atAAGAAGTCGTCTTGTAATAAATCTTTTCCATCACTAGCAACATGCTGGGGAATTCTGTTAGTAATTATGGTCCTTCGATTCTACT TCTCCACAGTTTTAGAAAAACAGATCACAAACTTGACTGCAGAGGCACAGAtgctcaaaaagaaaaatgaggagctggagacagaaaagaaaaacctaaCAGAAATAATACAACAGATGACGACATCAGGGAGTGACTTCAATGTTAGTCGAGCTCAGTGGAGCATTGATGCCTACTGTCCCAAAGATAATAACA ACAGAAAATGTAACCCTTGTCAGGCTGGCTGGGAATATGTTGAGCCCAGCTGCTATGCAACTTATGATGCTAATCGTGATCAATGGAAAACCTGGGAAGAAGCTCGAGAAAACTGCAGAGGAAAGATTTCAGATTTAGCTGTTGTGATTAATGAAGAAGAAAAG AAAACTGTCAGTGACAAGAGTtggaaatatgaaaacaaaggataCTGGATTGGTCTGAGAGTTGAAGATGGGAAATGGAAGTGGTTGGATGGAAGGAATCTGACTAATAG CTCCTGGATCGACCAGCCTCCTTCTGATGGTCACTGTGCaatctctgtccaaaaccaAGGATTTAAATCAGTGAGCTGTAATGAGAAGAACCGATGGATCTGCAAAAAGAAAGCTTTGTCTGTTTGA